From the genome of Salvia splendens isolate huo1 chromosome 7, SspV2, whole genome shotgun sequence:
TAAAATGAGATTCAAAACAACATTCAGATAGAGATTTGAGTTGATACAACAACAATCCTCATCCCGTTCATGGAGTACAAGCTAAATGATTTAGAATAGTCTACATAAGAAAAATTCAACCCCaatgataaataaaagaaaatactagtTCAAACTAAAGTGACATGACATTCTCTATACCCAAATTTATTTTGAGTGAAAGAAAATTTGGAGCGAGAAGAATAGAGTTGATATAGAAACAATCATCCTGCAATTTACCAAACAAACCAATTTCTCGCATGATTTTCTCCTTGTTGCAATAGTATGCAAACAGCTTCTCATCCCATAAAATTAACATGTCACCATTTGCATAAACTTTGATAGACTGAAAATGATTGTATCCATCTGTACCATAATAAGATTCTTTTGGCAAGATAACATGTAGATCACTCCAACCATTCTCGACCTGTTCATATTCCCTCAACAACCAGATCACATGATCGTCTTCATATGGTTCAGCTTCACCAAAACACAAGCAATCCCCTAAAGTATACAACTTTCCATAATATCTTTCAATAGGTGCAGATAATGTGCTAAAACATTCTATCTCGACATCAAAACAACAAATATAAGGAGGTTTCCGCCCACTCGAAACTAGCCAATGGAGATTGCCGTTAACAAATGCACCAACAGAACTGTAACAGTGATCGAACGAGGGGATAGCTTCAATGCGTCTCCATGAGGATCCTGTTTCAAGAGCGTATACAAGACATTTGGATTTAGGATTAAGATAGACAACCTTATGTTGTCCGCTTATTTTGCCCACGCCAAATCCATAACAATCACCCCGAGGGCGAGTGTGGGGCCCACTGA
Proteins encoded in this window:
- the LOC121810329 gene encoding F-box protein At5g49610-like; the encoded protein is MSGTDSNWFNVFKLEDEHEHEHGHKHDPIFKFDFPQASTIQGSANGLLLLKNPFLDHLYLCNPITREFVELSGPHTRPRGDCYGFGVGKISGQHKVVYLNPKSKCLVYALETGSSWRRIEAIPSFDHCYSSVGAFVNGNLHWLVSSGRKPPYICCFDVEIECFSTLSAPIERYYGKLYTLGDCLCFGEAEPYEDDHVIWLLREYEQVENGWSDLHVILPKESYYGTDGYNHFQSIKVYANGDMLILWDEKLFAYYCNKEKIMREIGLFGKLQDDCFYINSILLAPNFLSLKINLGIENVMSL